A genomic region of Phragmites australis chromosome 2, lpPhrAust1.1, whole genome shotgun sequence contains the following coding sequences:
- the LOC133892966 gene encoding uncharacterized protein LOC133892966, translating to MLPLRRLPPLPLPLPRGPAPRRPLAAAASASPLPWPGLHAWRGLPPSNLRTWGPNGPCASDADEACPPEADASAGSSLAEMGALVLSTADPIAKARLTHAAFSRWTTRLPVGQARAPDHPARPDKPVVVTQKEITTHKEMGVPLNAYMLHNLAHVELNAIDLAWDTVVRFSPLRDTLGDGFFADFARVADDESRHFRWYSQRLAELGFSYGDMPVHNLLWRECAKSSSDVSARMAVIPLVQEARGLDAGPRLVQKLFGFGDHRSADIVAKVVEEELAHVSVGLYWFLEVCQMMGRVPGDTFKDLITEYDVVLKGPFNYPARDEAGIPREWYDEKFKQEAAQKLSEVHDRLASIVEMEQENANLNGLSLD from the exons ATGCTCCCGCTCCGCCGCCTACCACCGCTCCCACTGCCGCTGCCACGTGGTCCCGCACCCCGCCGCCCCCTGGCTGCTGCGGCCTCCGCCTCGCCGCTCCCATGGCCGGGCCTCCACGCCTGGCGCGGGTTGCCGCCCAGCAACCTCCGCACCTGGGGCCCGAATGGCCCCTGCGCCTCCGACGCCGACGAGGCGTGCCCGCCCGAAGCTGACGCCAGCGCCGGCTCATCGCTGGCGGAGATGGGGGCCCTCGTGCTGTCCACCGCCGACCCCATCGCCAAGGCGCGGCTCACCCACGCCGCCTTCTCCCGGTGGACCACCAGGCTCCCCGTGGGCCAGGCCAGGGCGCCGGACCACCCCGCCAGGCCCGACAAGCCCGTCGTG GTGACGCAGAAGGAAATCACCACGCACAAGGAGATGGGGGTGCCGCTGAACGCATACATGCTGCACAACCTGGCGCACGTCGAGCTCAACGCCATCGACCTCGCCTGGGACACCGTCGTGCGGTTCTCGCCGCTCCGGGACACGCTGGGGGACGGATTCTTCGCGGATTTCGCGCGTGTGGCCGATGACGAGAGCCGGCATTTCCGGTGGTACTCGCAGCGGCTCGCTGAGCTTGGTTTCAG CTACGGTGATATGCCTGTTCACAATCTTCTGTGGAGGGAGTGTGCAAAGTCCTCAAGTGATGTTTCTGCACGAATGGCTGTGATTCCTTTGGTTCAG GAAGCCAGAGGCCTTGATGCTGGACCAAGGTTAGTGCAAAAGTTATTTGGTTTTGGGGATCATCGATCTGCTGACATTGTGGCAAAAGTGGTGGAAGAAGAGCTTGCACACGTCTCTGTAGGTTTATATTGGTTCCTGGAAGTATGCCAAATGATGGGTCGTGTCCCTGGTGATACTTTTAAAG ACTTGATAACGGAGTATGATGTTGTATTGAAGGGTCCATTTAACTATCCGGCTCGTGATGAAGCTGGTATACCTCGAGAATG GTATGATGAGAAGTTTAAACAGGAAGCTGCACAAAAACTTTCAGAG GTGCATGATAGGTTAGCTTCTATTGTTGAGATGGAGCAAGAGAATGCGAACTTGAATGGGCTAAGTCTGGATTGA
- the LOC133892946 gene encoding transcription factor GTE4-like, producing the protein MASGPPSPSGKAYSRKSHGPHASSKAPSVPSFDAHNGPLLPTVTFSLPSTPASRRELRRRLSAELAQVRAASKRLNSLPAPAPSSALSATDPSTPLPPHPPASKHKSKKGGAPHPALSAEARRKLYAPMFKSCGALLARLMKHKHGWVFNKPVDASALGLHDYHTIITKPMDLGTVKSKLAAEHYKSPREFAGDVRLTFQNAMTYNPKGQDVHFMAEQLLNMFEEKWPEIEAELAQLSPQPPTPSSAAPRKPREIDNSRVLERSDSTVHAAGMEATPKPHTGKPPVLKKPKAREPNKRDMTFWEKQRLSNNLQDLPPEKLNNVVQIIKKRNLSLSQHDDEIEVDIDSFDVETLWELDRFVTNYKKSVTKNKRKAEAELSVVRPDEAEHDQELEKIEHVRHDEADQDQIPTLQELIPEPEAVDVEPPKENAADDNERFVGSSSSPVHLEDQKGENAARSSSSGSSTSDSGSSSSDTDTDSSSADGSDAAQSPRT; encoded by the exons ATGGCCTctgggccgccgtcgccgtccggCAAAGCCTACTCCCGCAAATCCCACGGCCCCCACGCCAGCTCCAAGGCCCCCAGCGTCCCCTCCTTCGACGCGCACAACGGCCCGCTCCTCCCCACCGTCACCTTCTCGCTGCCCTCCACGCCCGCCTCCCGTCGcgagctccgccgccgcctctctgcCGAGCTCGCACAGGTGCGCGCCGCCTCCAAGCGCCTGAACTCTCTCCCAGCGCCCGCCCCCTCCTCGGCCCTGTCCGCTACTGACCCCTCCACCCCGCTCCCGCCGCACCCGCCGGCTTCCAAGCACAAGTCCAAGAAGGGGGGAGCCCCGCACCCGGCCCTCTCGGCGGAGGCGCGGCGCAAGCTCTACGCGCCCATGTTCAAGAGCTGCGGCGCGCTGCTCGCCAGGCTGATGAAGCACAAGCACGGCTGGGTGTTCAACAAGCCGGTCGACGCCAGCGCGCTCGGTCTGCACGATTACCACACCATCATCACCAAGCCCATGGACCTCGGCACAGTCAAGTCAAAGCTAGCGGCCGAGCACTACAAGTCGCCACGGGAATTCGCTGGGGATGTGCGCCTGACGTTTCAGAACGCCATGACATACAACCCCAAGGGGCAGGATGTGCACTTCATGGCCGAGCAGCTGCTGAACATGTTTGAGGAGAAGTGGCCGGAGATCGAGGCTGAGTTAGCGCAGCTATCACCTCAGCCTCCTACACCATCGTCGGCTGCACCTCGGAAACCTAGGGAGATAGATAATTCTAGGGTGTTAGAGAGGTCGGACTCGACAGTCCATGCTGCAGGGATGGAGGCTACACCAAAGCCACACACTGGCAAACCCCCTGTTTTGAAGAAGCCCAAGGCAAGGGAGCCTAATAAGAGGGATATGACCTTTTGGGAGAAGCAGCGGCTTAGCAATAACCTCCAGGATTTACCACCAGAGAAGCTAAACAATGTTGTTCAGATCATCAAAAAGAGGAACTTATCACTCAGCCAGCATGATGATGAGATCGAGGTTGATATAGATAGCTTTGATGTTGAGACATTATGGGAGCTTGATAGATTTGTAACAAACTATAAGAAGAGTGTAACTAAGAATAAGCGGAAAGCTGAGGCTGAGCTTTCCGTGGTAAGGCCGGATGAAGCTGAGCATGATCAGGAGCTGGAGAAGATAGAGCATGTGAGGCATGATGAGGCAGATCAGGATCAGATTCCGACACTACAAGAGCTG ATTCCAGAACCAGAAGCAGTTGATGTTGAACCACCTAAGGAAAATGCAGCAG ATGACAATGAAAGATTTGTGggttcatcatcatcaccgGTTCATTTGGAAGACCAGAAGGGAGAGAATGCTGCTAGATCAAGTAGTTCTGGAAGCTCTACCAGCGACTCAGGCTCCTCCTCAAGTG ATACGGACACAGATAGTTCGTCAGCAGATGGCTCTGATGCTGCACAGTCACCAAGAACGTAG
- the LOC133892977 gene encoding signaling peptide TAXIMIN 1-like has protein sequence MCCGDGDCRPLGWLIGLPFAVLALIVSFIGAIIWIIGLPISCICPCCLCVTLLLEVAVELVKAPLHVMTWFTSKIPC, from the exons ATGTGCTGCGGCGATGGCGACTGCCGGCCTCTCGGGTGGCTGATAGGCCTGCCCTTCGCCGTCCTCGCCCTCATCGTCTCCTTCATCGGCGCCATCATCTGGATCATCGG GCTGCCGATCTCGTGCATTTGCCCGTGCTGCCTGTGCGTGACGCTGCTGctggaggtggcggtggagctCGTCAAGGCGCCGCTCCATGTCATGACCTGGTTCACCTCCAAGATACCTTGCTGA